One part of the Prochlorococcus marinus str. MIT 9313 genome encodes these proteins:
- a CDS encoding response regulator transcription factor: protein MSETLPQNVEAAPSPRLLLVDDEPGLRTAVQAYLEDEGFEVTTAVDGDDGWQKAQEMLPDLVISDVMMPRCDGYGLLKRMREDERLGGTPVIFLTAKGMTADRTEGYLAGVDDYIPKPFDPEELVARVRNVVRRQDRLLREAARFADTDVGQMARQITEIRTMLAHGDGSSSKDVALHNFTPREASVLQLVAEGLMNKEIARKLETSIRNVEKYVSRLFIKTGTSSRTELVRYALENQLVT from the coding sequence ATGAGTGAGACCCTTCCCCAGAATGTGGAGGCTGCCCCGTCTCCGCGTTTACTACTGGTTGATGATGAACCCGGGCTGCGCACTGCGGTGCAGGCTTATCTGGAGGATGAAGGATTTGAGGTCACCACTGCTGTCGATGGAGACGATGGCTGGCAGAAGGCTCAAGAGATGCTGCCTGATTTGGTCATCAGCGATGTGATGATGCCGCGTTGTGATGGCTATGGACTGCTTAAGCGGATGCGGGAGGACGAGCGCTTGGGTGGCACTCCTGTGATTTTTCTTACTGCTAAGGGGATGACGGCCGATCGCACCGAGGGTTATCTGGCTGGGGTGGATGACTACATCCCTAAACCCTTTGACCCTGAGGAGTTGGTGGCTCGTGTCCGCAACGTGGTTCGTCGGCAAGATCGCCTTCTTCGGGAAGCAGCTCGTTTCGCGGATACTGATGTGGGTCAGATGGCCCGGCAGATCACAGAGATTCGCACCATGCTTGCCCATGGTGATGGCAGTTCATCCAAGGATGTAGCGCTTCACAACTTCACGCCGCGGGAGGCGAGTGTTCTGCAATTGGTGGCTGAGGGGTTGATGAATAAGGAGATCGCTCGGAAGTTGGAGACATCAATTCGCAATGTTGAGAAGTACGTGAGTCGTCTGTTCATCAAAACGGGTACGTCAAGTCGCACTGAGTTGGTTCGTTATGCCTTGGAAAACCAGTTAGTGACATGA
- a CDS encoding cysteine desulfurase family protein: MRDRATELSTMLPSLSSGSLKQSPLCLDYQATTPCAAEVVKAMAAYWSEDWGNASSRQHRSGLKAAAAVSLAREQLACHLRVTPQRVIFTSGATEANNLALVGHARARAEQRGAPGHLITLVTEHHAVLDPLRQLQKEGFRLTELQPRADGLLRPEQLAEAFENDTLLVSVMVANNETGVIQPLAELSELCRKRDVVLHSDAAQAFGHVHLDADALGLDLVSISGHKLYGPKGIGALVVRPEVPIKPLQWGGGQEQGLRPGTLPVPLIVGLAKAVELAMEDITSRQDKLCTLRNQLWDGLRERLPDLILNGSLEHRLPHNLNITIPGVRGSNLHQQLRPLIACSSGSACSQGAPSHVLMALGRTSAEAEASIRLSLGRNTSSEEITQAVESISNVVTDLRAR, translated from the coding sequence ATGCGCGACAGAGCAACGGAACTTTCCACCATGCTGCCAAGCCTTTCCAGTGGATCCCTAAAACAATCCCCCCTTTGCTTGGATTATCAGGCAACCACACCCTGTGCTGCCGAGGTTGTCAAGGCCATGGCCGCCTACTGGAGCGAGGACTGGGGAAATGCCTCAAGCCGCCAACATCGCTCTGGATTGAAGGCCGCAGCCGCAGTGAGCCTCGCTCGAGAGCAACTGGCCTGCCATCTGCGCGTCACACCGCAACGCGTGATCTTTACGAGCGGTGCCACAGAAGCTAATAACCTGGCGCTAGTGGGCCATGCCAGGGCAAGAGCAGAACAACGCGGAGCACCAGGCCACCTGATCACGCTGGTTACTGAACACCATGCCGTACTCGATCCGCTGCGCCAATTGCAAAAGGAAGGTTTCCGACTAACCGAACTACAACCACGGGCTGATGGTCTACTGCGACCGGAGCAACTGGCTGAGGCATTTGAAAACGACACGCTGCTCGTGAGCGTGATGGTCGCCAACAATGAAACGGGTGTCATCCAACCCCTAGCAGAGCTGTCAGAGCTTTGCCGTAAGCGTGATGTGGTTCTGCATAGCGATGCCGCACAAGCCTTTGGTCACGTCCATCTCGATGCAGATGCTCTCGGGCTCGATCTGGTCAGCATCAGCGGCCACAAGCTTTACGGCCCTAAAGGGATCGGCGCACTCGTCGTACGTCCTGAAGTACCAATCAAACCCTTGCAGTGGGGTGGGGGCCAAGAGCAGGGCCTAAGGCCTGGGACACTACCCGTGCCATTAATTGTGGGCCTCGCTAAAGCCGTAGAACTAGCCATGGAGGACATCACGAGCCGCCAAGACAAGCTCTGCACGCTGCGTAATCAACTCTGGGATGGTTTACGAGAACGCCTCCCCGATCTCATCCTCAATGGATCGCTAGAGCACAGGCTGCCTCACAATCTCAACATCACAATTCCAGGCGTGCGCGGCAGCAACCTGCATCAACAATTGCGACCGCTCATTGCTTGCAGCAGCGGCTCTGCCTGCAGCCAAGGAGCCCCATCCCATGTGCTGATGGCCTTAGGACGCACATCAGCTGAGGCGGAAGCCTCGATTCGACTGAGCTTGGGTCGCAACACCTCAAGCGAAGAGATCACCCAGGCTGTGGAGTCGATTAGCAATGTCGTGACCGACCTGAGAGCTAGATAG
- a CDS encoding DUF456 domain-containing protein translates to MPSDPIWWWAFGVQLLALPGALLPVLPSLLWLPLGAGLWVWHVGWSAGWLSLGLACIVFLLGLIADLLAVALASARLRASRWAVLGAGLGLLLGLVGLLPALPFGGPLLGALFGPWLGAALVETLTARQPPLALGWLLAARRGALVGLAVVAGLLVSRVAQFVLALLGIAGFLLLSWA, encoded by the coding sequence ATGCCCTCTGATCCAATCTGGTGGTGGGCTTTTGGAGTGCAACTGCTAGCTCTCCCTGGAGCATTGTTGCCGGTGTTACCGAGTTTGTTGTGGTTGCCACTCGGTGCTGGTTTATGGGTTTGGCATGTGGGCTGGAGTGCAGGTTGGCTCAGCCTTGGTTTGGCCTGCATTGTTTTTTTACTTGGCCTTATTGCTGATCTGTTAGCGGTAGCTCTTGCTTCTGCTCGTTTACGAGCAAGCCGCTGGGCAGTTTTGGGTGCTGGATTGGGGCTGCTGCTTGGCTTGGTGGGTCTATTGCCGGCTTTGCCTTTTGGAGGCCCATTGCTAGGGGCTCTCTTTGGACCTTGGCTGGGTGCTGCTTTGGTGGAAACGTTGACGGCTAGGCAACCTCCTTTAGCACTTGGATGGTTGCTTGCTGCTCGCCGTGGTGCGCTGGTCGGGCTTGCAGTGGTCGCTGGCTTATTGGTGAGCCGAGTAGCCCAATTCGTTTTGGCGCTACTCGGCATCGCTGGCTTTTTGCTGCTCAGTTGGGCTTAA
- the rsmH gene encoding 16S rRNA (cytosine(1402)-N(4))-methyltransferase RsmH, translating to MPDSSINSDSGFKHLSVMEDAVSQPVAALPAELLVGGLIIDATLGGGGHSALLLERHPDLRLIGLDQDPTARAAAAERLALFGDRVTIVATNFVDFSPAEPAVVVMADLGVSSPQLDVAQRGFSFRLDGPLDMRMNPQVGETAAELIGRLEETELADLIYAYGEERLSRRIARRIKHDLAEQGPYAGTAALAYAVAGCYPPKARHGRIHPATRTFQALRIAVNNELDALDRFLQKAPDWLVPGGLLAVISFHSLEDRRVKTAFLRDQRLERLTRKPLVASEMEIAANPRSRSAKCRFARRLPQATTADAL from the coding sequence ATGCCCGATTCGTCCATTAATTCGGATTCAGGTTTCAAGCATCTGTCCGTAATGGAAGATGCCGTGTCGCAGCCTGTCGCTGCTTTGCCTGCAGAGCTGCTCGTTGGCGGGTTGATCATTGATGCCACTCTGGGCGGCGGCGGCCATAGTGCTCTGTTGCTGGAACGTCATCCAGATCTCCGCCTGATCGGTTTGGACCAAGACCCCACGGCTCGTGCGGCGGCGGCTGAGCGACTGGCGCTATTTGGAGATCGCGTCACGATCGTGGCGACTAATTTTGTCGATTTCAGCCCCGCCGAGCCGGCAGTGGTGGTGATGGCTGACTTGGGAGTGAGCAGTCCCCAACTGGATGTGGCGCAAAGAGGTTTTAGCTTTCGCCTCGATGGTCCGCTCGACATGCGCATGAACCCCCAGGTGGGCGAAACGGCGGCTGAGCTGATTGGGCGTCTCGAAGAAACAGAGCTGGCAGATCTCATCTATGCCTATGGCGAGGAGCGCTTGTCCCGACGCATCGCCCGGCGCATTAAGCACGATCTGGCAGAGCAAGGACCCTATGCCGGCACCGCCGCTTTGGCTTATGCGGTGGCTGGTTGCTATCCGCCGAAGGCCCGTCATGGTCGTATCCATCCAGCCACCCGTACTTTTCAGGCCCTGCGCATTGCTGTGAATAATGAATTGGATGCCTTAGATCGCTTCTTGCAAAAGGCCCCTGACTGGTTAGTCCCAGGTGGTTTGCTCGCAGTGATCAGCTTTCATTCTCTTGAAGACCGTCGCGTCAAGACTGCTTTCTTGCGTGATCAGCGCCTGGAGCGGCTAACCCGTAAGCCTTTGGTGGCCAGCGAGATGGAGATCGCTGCCAATCCACGCAGCCGTAGTGCAAAGTGTCGATTCGCTCGCCGCTTGCCTCAAGCGACCACTGCCGATGCCCTCTGA
- a CDS encoding NAD(P)H-quinone oxidoreductase subunit H: MSQLETRTEPMVVNFGPHHPSMHGVLRLVVTLDGEDVVDCEPVIGYLHRGMEKIAENRTSVMFVPYVSRMDYAAGMFYEAIVVNAPERLANISVPKRASYIRVLMLELNRIANHLLWLGPFLADVGAQTPFFYIFREREMIYDLWEAATGQRLINNNYFRIGGVACDLPWGWLEKCQDFCDWFGPKIDEYEKLITNNPIFRRRIEGLGAIGRDEAINWSLSGPMLRASGVPWDLRKVDHYECYDDFDWDVAWEKEGDCYARYRVRIEEMRQSLKILRQACDMIPGGPTENLEAQRMAEGKTSPFMGFDYQYVAKKVAPTFKIPNGELYTRLESGKGEIGVFLQGNNDVTPWRFKIRAADLNNLQILPHILKGAKVADIMAILGSIDVIMGSVDR, translated from the coding sequence ATGTCGCAGCTGGAAACGCGTACGGAGCCAATGGTCGTCAACTTCGGCCCCCATCATCCCTCGATGCATGGAGTGCTGAGGCTGGTGGTCACCCTCGACGGTGAAGACGTGGTGGACTGCGAACCGGTGATCGGTTATCTCCATCGGGGCATGGAAAAAATTGCCGAAAACCGCACGAGTGTGATGTTCGTGCCCTACGTGAGCCGCATGGACTATGCAGCCGGAATGTTCTACGAGGCAATCGTCGTGAACGCTCCGGAGCGCTTGGCCAACATCTCTGTGCCGAAGCGAGCCAGCTACATCCGCGTGCTGATGCTCGAGCTCAATCGCATTGCCAACCACCTGCTCTGGCTTGGCCCCTTCCTGGCTGATGTGGGTGCCCAAACACCCTTTTTCTATATCTTCCGAGAAAGAGAAATGATCTACGACCTGTGGGAAGCAGCCACAGGGCAACGATTGATCAACAACAACTATTTCCGCATCGGTGGCGTCGCCTGTGATTTGCCCTGGGGCTGGCTAGAGAAATGCCAAGACTTCTGCGACTGGTTTGGTCCCAAAATCGATGAGTACGAAAAACTAATCACCAACAACCCAATCTTCCGTCGCCGCATCGAAGGTTTGGGCGCCATTGGGCGAGATGAGGCAATCAACTGGAGCCTTTCGGGGCCAATGCTGCGGGCATCAGGAGTGCCATGGGATCTACGCAAAGTGGATCACTACGAGTGCTATGACGACTTCGATTGGGATGTCGCCTGGGAGAAAGAAGGCGATTGCTATGCGCGCTATCGCGTTCGGATCGAAGAAATGCGCCAATCACTGAAGATCCTGCGCCAGGCCTGCGACATGATCCCAGGCGGCCCAACAGAAAACCTCGAAGCTCAGCGGATGGCGGAGGGTAAGACAAGCCCCTTTATGGGATTTGACTATCAATACGTCGCCAAGAAAGTTGCACCCACCTTCAAGATCCCTAATGGCGAGCTTTACACCAGGCTTGAGTCAGGCAAGGGAGAAATCGGCGTTTTCCTACAGGGCAACAATGACGTCACACCATGGCGTTTCAAAATCCGCGCTGCTGATCTCAATAACCTGCAAATCCTGCCTCATATCCTCAAGGGAGCGAAAGTCGCAGACATCATGGCGATCCTTGGCTCCATCGACGTGATCATGGGGTCTGTGGATCGCTAA
- a CDS encoding M10 family metallopeptidase C-terminal domain-containing protein, with the protein MVGGEGADTFQFNSDDDSRPGGKRDVITDFNDEEGDRIDLSNIQTAIKFIGSAEFSGSPVEVRFDAGSLQINTDKDQNSDMEIELAGVQSFSSDYLLLALHWTQLI; encoded by the coding sequence TTGGTTGGTGGTGAGGGTGCAGATACCTTTCAGTTTAATAGTGATGATGATTCTCGACCAGGCGGGAAACGTGATGTGATTACAGACTTCAATGACGAGGAGGGAGATCGTATTGATCTCTCAAATATTCAGACTGCGATTAAATTTATTGGTTCGGCTGAGTTCAGCGGATCTCCAGTAGAGGTGAGGTTTGATGCAGGTAGTTTACAGATCAATACAGATAAAGATCAAAATAGCGATATGGAGATAGAGCTTGCAGGTGTGCAGAGTTTCTCGAGTGATTATTTGCTCTTGGCGCTTCATTGGACCCAACTTATTTAA
- a CDS encoding acyl-CoA thioesterase — MNPENWLLLRRVVRFGDTDAAGVMHFHQLFRWCHESWEESLESYGLNPADIFPGSRKSEVTPEVALPIIHCQADFRRPIHTGDALAMELRPERLNPNSFQVHFEFRCEEQIAAHALIRHLAINAQTRHRCALPEGIDRWLEASGVGKIGSI; from the coding sequence ATGAATCCAGAAAACTGGTTATTGCTGCGCCGCGTGGTGCGTTTTGGCGATACTGATGCCGCCGGCGTGATGCATTTCCATCAGCTATTCCGCTGGTGCCATGAGTCATGGGAAGAAAGCCTTGAAAGCTACGGACTAAACCCCGCAGACATCTTTCCTGGCAGCCGCAAGTCTGAAGTCACACCGGAAGTGGCCTTGCCGATCATCCATTGTCAAGCAGATTTCCGCAGGCCGATCCACACCGGAGACGCATTGGCTATGGAGCTACGCCCAGAGCGACTCAATCCAAACAGCTTCCAAGTTCACTTCGAATTCCGCTGCGAAGAGCAAATCGCTGCCCACGCTCTCATCCGCCATCTAGCGATCAACGCCCAGACACGTCATCGCTGTGCACTACCAGAAGGCATTGATCGCTGGCTGGAGGCTTCCGGTGTGGGGAAGATTGGCTCAATCTGA
- a CDS encoding TM2 domain-containing protein has protein sequence MASLSDAELSNKKLAAGLLGIFLGALGIHKFVLGKNNPAMIMLVVSLAGGSITCGIAYAVMQVIGLIEGIIYLTQTPQEFKEIYLDGDKEWF, from the coding sequence ATGGCCAGTCTTTCTGATGCTGAGCTTAGTAATAAGAAATTAGCCGCGGGTTTGCTAGGGATCTTTCTTGGCGCTTTAGGGATTCATAAATTTGTCTTAGGCAAGAATAATCCGGCGATGATTATGTTGGTGGTTTCGCTTGCGGGAGGCTCTATTACTTGTGGGATTGCATATGCAGTCATGCAAGTTATAGGTTTAATTGAGGGCATTATTTATTTAACACAAACACCGCAAGAATTTAAAGAGATTTATCTTGATGGTGATAAGGAGTGGTTCTGA
- a CDS encoding AMP-binding protein has product MRELVALRCNPAQAEQRALQLAQALEQGDWVQLLPPLGTSGLIPRALLPDGPGVVVASGGTSGGQQHCLQPCSHLDLSASATGQWLQQQGYDLQQCMVLNPLPLHHVSGLMSWWRSRCWRIGHTWLQPGLMRDPDALEQLCGSLPGWGEQLVLMSLVPTQLQRLLTHNAGVRVLKACAVIWVGGAVLSPGLMKAARAEGLRLAPCYGATETAAMVTALAPEDFLAGATGCGSPLEDVELQLTQAGALQVRTARLALARWLGEGLEDVRDQQGWWTSGDAGCLITESNRVWLSIAGRLDGAIHSGGETVFPEQLEARLQVAAVGLPVEAVLLLAVEDREWGQRLVALVRPAAGANGEDLIKQLRHLCADWPPADRPMHWRLCPMLAPMANGKWQRGYWQQWLRLLEAESTEF; this is encoded by the coding sequence ATGAGGGAGTTGGTTGCCCTGCGTTGCAATCCCGCTCAGGCTGAGCAAAGGGCCTTGCAGCTCGCTCAGGCCTTGGAGCAAGGCGATTGGGTGCAACTGCTGCCGCCTCTTGGAACTAGCGGTTTGATCCCTAGGGCTCTTTTGCCTGATGGTCCTGGTGTGGTGGTCGCAAGTGGAGGCACCTCCGGCGGACAGCAGCACTGTTTGCAGCCTTGTAGCCATCTCGACTTATCAGCTTCGGCTACAGGTCAATGGCTTCAGCAGCAGGGTTACGACCTGCAGCAATGCATGGTGCTTAATCCTTTACCGTTGCATCACGTTAGTGGCTTGATGTCTTGGTGGCGTAGTCGTTGTTGGCGTATTGGGCATACATGGCTACAGCCTGGCTTGATGAGGGATCCAGACGCTTTAGAGCAGTTGTGTGGCTCGTTGCCGGGATGGGGAGAGCAACTGGTCTTGATGTCTTTGGTGCCAACACAACTGCAGCGGTTGTTGACGCATAACGCTGGTGTGCGTGTGTTGAAGGCTTGTGCTGTGATTTGGGTTGGTGGAGCAGTGCTTTCGCCAGGGTTGATGAAAGCGGCACGGGCCGAAGGCTTGCGCTTGGCACCCTGCTATGGAGCAACTGAGACAGCGGCGATGGTGACAGCGCTTGCTCCTGAGGATTTCCTGGCGGGTGCGACGGGCTGTGGATCACCGCTTGAAGATGTGGAGCTGCAGTTGACGCAAGCAGGCGCGTTGCAAGTTCGAACGGCGCGGTTGGCGTTGGCGCGCTGGTTGGGTGAGGGCTTGGAGGATGTTCGCGATCAGCAAGGTTGGTGGACCTCTGGAGATGCTGGTTGCTTGATCACTGAGAGCAACCGGGTTTGGCTCAGCATTGCTGGCCGCTTGGATGGAGCGATTCACTCTGGTGGTGAAACGGTGTTCCCTGAACAGTTGGAGGCCCGTTTACAAGTGGCGGCGGTTGGTTTGCCTGTTGAGGCTGTGTTGCTGCTTGCTGTTGAAGACAGGGAATGGGGGCAACGCTTGGTGGCGCTTGTGCGTCCTGCTGCTGGGGCGAATGGAGAGGATTTGATCAAGCAACTACGCCATCTCTGTGCCGATTGGCCGCCTGCCGATCGGCCGATGCATTGGCGGCTTTGTCCAATGCTTGCTCCGATGGCGAATGGAAAATGGCAACGGGGCTATTGGCAGCAATGGTTGCGGTTGCTAGAAGCGGAAAGTACAGAGTTTTGA